Proteins encoded by one window of Streptomyces sp. NBC_01477:
- a CDS encoding phytoene desaturase family protein produces the protein MARIAVIGAGMASLAAAARLGTGGHQVVVLERTGTYGGAVGRLARDGFTFDTGPGLLTLPAVYRDLFVKTGKKSLEDAAGLVGVDPASRHVFADGTVLTLPNASRSGTVAAMDAAFGPGSGERWSDLMIRARGTWEVMRRPMLEDALPADPRILTRDPYPVVRRGFGPGRSRPSLARIAAAELRDPRMAALLESHLLAHGVDPREGPASAAVLPYLEETFGLWYVPGGVHRLAQAVYERCLERRVQFRFDAHVTGLLVDGGRTAGVRLADDSEVAADIVVAGAPVPALCAGAAAPGGDGAPRPFAGPHGEAGRFTVHLALRGSRPAGGAHRTVVHAADRDRALGWMYARGPKPLPPPGALTVTVLRPDDPATRPDEGHEAVTLTAPVPAHDAARKLPRTVDWNAPGAAESFADLMAAAAEAAVPGLRERELWREVRTPADAERETGVAGGSVPAPSLAGAGGTLLRSANRAPFPGLYCVGGWAHPGGGLPHAGMSAAITADLIAGGPGGSR, from the coding sequence ATGGCACGGATTGCGGTGATCGGCGCGGGCATGGCGTCGCTGGCGGCGGCGGCTCGGCTCGGCACCGGCGGCCACCAGGTGGTGGTGCTGGAACGCACCGGCACCTATGGCGGCGCGGTCGGCCGGCTGGCCAGGGACGGCTTCACCTTCGACACCGGTCCCGGTCTGCTGACGCTGCCCGCGGTCTACCGCGACCTGTTCGTGAAGACCGGAAAGAAGTCCCTGGAGGACGCCGCCGGCCTGGTCGGGGTCGACCCGGCGAGCCGCCATGTCTTCGCCGACGGCACGGTTCTCACGCTGCCCAACGCCTCGCGCTCGGGGACCGTCGCCGCCATGGACGCGGCCTTCGGCCCCGGCAGCGGCGAGCGCTGGAGCGACCTCATGATCAGGGCGCGCGGGACCTGGGAGGTCATGCGGCGGCCGATGCTGGAGGACGCGCTGCCCGCGGACCCGCGGATCCTGACCCGCGATCCGTACCCGGTGGTCAGACGCGGCTTCGGGCCGGGCCGCAGCCGGCCGTCGCTGGCCAGGATCGCCGCCGCGGAATTGCGCGACCCGCGCATGGCTGCGCTGCTGGAGAGCCATCTGCTGGCCCACGGTGTCGACCCGCGCGAGGGACCGGCGTCCGCGGCCGTCCTGCCGTATCTGGAGGAGACCTTCGGCCTGTGGTACGTGCCCGGCGGGGTGCACCGCCTGGCGCAGGCGGTCTACGAGCGCTGCCTCGAACGCCGGGTGCAATTCCGCTTCGACGCGCACGTGACCGGCCTGCTGGTGGACGGCGGCCGTACGGCGGGTGTGCGGCTGGCCGACGACAGCGAGGTGGCGGCGGACATCGTGGTGGCCGGGGCGCCGGTGCCTGCCCTGTGCGCCGGCGCGGCGGCCCCGGGCGGGGACGGGGCACCGCGGCCCTTCGCGGGGCCGCACGGCGAGGCGGGCCGTTTCACGGTCCATCTGGCGCTGCGCGGGTCGCGCCCGGCCGGCGGCGCGCACCGCACGGTGGTGCACGCGGCCGACCGGGACCGCGCGCTGGGCTGGATGTACGCCCGCGGTCCGAAGCCGCTGCCGCCGCCGGGCGCGCTGACGGTGACCGTGCTGCGGCCCGACGACCCGGCGACCCGGCCGGACGAGGGCCACGAGGCGGTGACGCTGACCGCGCCGGTGCCCGCGCACGACGCGGCGCGGAAGCTGCCGCGGACGGTGGACTGGAACGCGCCCGGGGCCGCCGAGTCCTTCGCGGACCTGATGGCCGCCGCCGCGGAGGCGGCCGTGCCGGGGCTGCGCGAGCGCGAGCTGTGGCGGGAGGTCCGCACCCCGGCGGACGCCGAGCGGGAGACCGGCGTCGCGGGCGGCTCGGTGCCCGCCCCCTCGCTGGCCGGGGCGGGCGGCACCCTGCTGCGGTCGGCGAACCGGGCGCCCTTCCCCGGGCTCTACTGCGTCGGCGGCTGGGCGCACCCCGGCGGCGGGCTGCCGCACGCGGGGATGTCGGCGGCGATCACCGCCGACCTGATCGCCGGCGGCCCGGGCGGCAGCCGCTGA
- a CDS encoding DUF4126 domain-containing protein, producing the protein MSVLPLVFTSGWASGINSYAVVLLLGLMGVTGASDEVPLSLQRTDVLVIAALLFLCEAVADKIPYVDTAWDAVHTVVRPVAGGVVAALLAGHDGSLPQAAAAAVGGSSALASHLVKAGTRMAVNTSPEPFSNIVVSLAEDLGVSALVIFALFHPVAAAVIAGTLLALGLTTVAFLFSRIRRFWRRRRERRASGGGRGTPAAV; encoded by the coding sequence ATGTCCGTACTTCCGCTGGTCTTCACCAGTGGCTGGGCGAGCGGGATCAACTCCTACGCCGTCGTGCTGCTGCTGGGCCTGATGGGCGTCACCGGGGCCAGTGACGAGGTCCCGCTGTCGCTCCAGCGCACCGATGTGCTGGTGATCGCCGCGCTGCTCTTCCTCTGCGAGGCCGTCGCCGACAAGATCCCCTATGTCGACACGGCGTGGGACGCGGTGCACACCGTGGTCCGCCCGGTCGCGGGAGGGGTGGTCGCCGCGCTGCTGGCCGGGCACGACGGCTCGCTGCCGCAGGCCGCCGCCGCGGCGGTGGGCGGCAGTTCCGCGCTGGCCAGCCACCTGGTGAAGGCCGGCACCAGGATGGCGGTCAACACCTCGCCCGAGCCGTTCAGCAACATCGTGGTCAGCCTGGCCGAGGATCTGGGCGTGTCGGCGCTGGTGATCTTCGCGCTGTTCCACCCGGTGGCGGCCGCGGTGATCGCCGGGACTCTGCTGGCGCTCGGCCTGACGACGGTGGCCTTCCTCTTCTCCCGTATCCGGCGCTTCTGGCGGCGCCGGCGGGAGCGCCGGGCGTCCGGCGGCGGGCGGGGCACCCCGGCCGCCGTCTGA
- a CDS encoding TetR/AcrR family transcriptional regulator → MSTARRQATRRKLYTAAVTLIAEQGFSGTTVDEIAERAGVAKGTVYYNFASKNDLFEELLRDGVGRLRDTLRQAATGTTARGGSGLDALDAMIHAGLAFIVRYPSFTQLYVAELWRTNRAWQDTLTLVRRQAVSVVEEVLSAAVAAGELSEDIDVQLTASALFGMVLVAALDWQAFQPERSIDDVHAALSRLLQGRVGGAALGATAPRS, encoded by the coding sequence ATGAGCACCGCACGACGTCAGGCCACCCGCCGCAAGCTCTACACGGCGGCCGTCACTCTCATCGCCGAGCAGGGTTTCTCCGGCACCACCGTCGACGAGATCGCCGAGCGGGCCGGGGTCGCCAAAGGCACCGTCTACTACAACTTCGCCAGCAAGAACGACCTGTTCGAGGAGCTGCTGCGAGACGGTGTGGGCCGGCTGCGCGACACGCTGCGGCAGGCCGCGACCGGCACCACCGCGCGCGGCGGCAGCGGGCTTGACGCGCTGGACGCGATGATCCACGCCGGGCTGGCCTTCATCGTGCGCTACCCGTCCTTCACCCAGCTCTACGTGGCCGAGCTGTGGCGGACCAACAGGGCCTGGCAGGACACCTTGACGCTGGTGCGGCGGCAGGCGGTCTCGGTGGTCGAGGAGGTGCTGAGCGCGGCGGTCGCGGCGGGCGAGCTGAGCGAGGACATCGATGTCCAGCTGACCGCGTCCGCGCTGTTCGGCATGGTGCTGGTGGCGGCCCTGGACTGGCAGGCGTTCCAGCCGGAACGCAGCATCGACGATGTGCACGCGGCCCTGTCACGGCTGCTCCAGGGCCGGGTCGGCGGCGCGGCGCTCGGCGCGACGGCGCCCCGGTCCTGA
- a CDS encoding SAV_6107 family HEPN domain-containing protein translates to MAVPLSDVHPVLRRATASPAALDLLTQAHHGLTEAGLLDAPHERYATAHLAALRTAAAVLAARGLPEDTSRRRHRIRSVWEVLPEIAPELSEWSALFAAGADRRARADAGIASAAGPREADDLVRAVTVFLRLVERMLVLHPILDDAPPLIPGPSRE, encoded by the coding sequence ATGGCAGTACCGCTCAGCGACGTCCACCCTGTGCTGCGCCGCGCCACCGCATCACCCGCCGCCCTCGACCTGCTCACCCAGGCCCACCACGGACTCACCGAGGCCGGCCTTCTCGACGCGCCCCACGAGCGGTACGCCACCGCTCACCTCGCCGCCCTGCGCACCGCCGCCGCGGTGCTCGCCGCCCGGGGCTTGCCCGAGGACACCTCGCGGCGCCGCCACAGGATCCGCAGTGTCTGGGAGGTGCTGCCCGAGATCGCACCCGAACTGTCCGAGTGGAGCGCGCTGTTCGCGGCCGGCGCCGACCGCAGGGCAAGGGCGGACGCCGGCATAGCCAGCGCGGCAGGACCGCGCGAGGCCGACGACCTGGTCCGTGCCGTCACGGTGTTCCTGCGCTTGGTGGAGCGGATGCTGGTGCTCCACCCGATCCTCGACGACGCCCCGCCGCTGATACCGGGGCCGTCGCGGGAGTGA
- a CDS encoding methyltransferase, protein MSRQGGVDPMRPRASLRTAVVWEVLRDALDRRAKAADTAVLDVLDTGGGTGNFAVPVARLGHRVTVVDPSPDALFALERRAAEAGVTERVRGVQGDAQGLLDVITPGEYDMVLCHGVLEYVDDAAESIRHVAGALRPAGSLSLLAAGRGGAVLARALAGHFAEAQHALGDPDGRWGSGDSLPRRFTADELTRLVADAGLRAASVHGVRIFADLVPGVLVDTEPGALDALLRLELAAAEEPGFHAVATQLHVLAERG, encoded by the coding sequence ATGTCCCGTCAAGGAGGGGTGGACCCGATGCGCCCCCGAGCCAGCCTGCGTACCGCCGTGGTCTGGGAGGTCCTGCGTGACGCGCTCGATCGGCGGGCGAAGGCGGCGGACACCGCGGTCCTCGACGTGCTGGACACGGGCGGCGGCACCGGCAATTTCGCGGTGCCCGTCGCCCGGCTCGGCCACCGCGTCACCGTCGTGGACCCCAGCCCCGACGCGCTGTTCGCCCTGGAGCGCCGGGCCGCCGAGGCCGGCGTCACCGAGCGGGTCCGCGGCGTGCAGGGTGACGCGCAGGGCCTGCTCGACGTGATCACCCCCGGCGAGTACGACATGGTGCTCTGCCACGGCGTCCTCGAATACGTCGACGACGCGGCCGAGAGCATCCGCCACGTGGCCGGGGCGCTGCGTCCCGCGGGCTCGCTCAGCCTGCTCGCCGCGGGCCGCGGCGGCGCCGTCCTGGCCAGGGCACTGGCCGGGCACTTCGCCGAGGCCCAGCACGCCCTGGGCGACCCGGACGGGCGCTGGGGCAGCGGCGACTCGCTGCCCCGCCGCTTCACCGCGGACGAACTGACCCGGCTGGTGGCCGACGCGGGGCTGCGGGCCGCCTCCGTGCACGGGGTGCGGATCTTCGCCGACCTGGTCCCCGGGGTCCTGGTGGACACCGAGCCGGGCGCCCTGGACGCGCTGCTCCGGCTGGAGCTGGCGGCGGCCGAGGAACCCGGTTTCCACGCCGTCGCGACCCAGCTCCACGTGCTCGCCGAGCGCGGCTGA
- a CDS encoding DUF3040 domain-containing protein, protein MPLSEHEQRMLEQMERALYAEDPKFASALEGTGLRTFTRRRVYQAVAGFLVGVALLMGGMIAKLTWVGVAGFLVMLACAVLGVTGWRKAGKPAEQAPVGAVGRGGRLARRHQPRKGKVMDRIEERWQRRRDEQGQ, encoded by the coding sequence GTGCCGCTCTCGGAGCACGAGCAGCGCATGCTCGAGCAGATGGAGCGAGCGCTGTACGCCGAAGATCCCAAGTTCGCGTCGGCGCTCGAGGGAACCGGGCTGCGCACGTTCACCCGGCGCCGGGTCTACCAGGCGGTCGCGGGGTTTCTGGTCGGTGTCGCGCTCCTGATGGGTGGCATGATCGCCAAGCTGACGTGGGTCGGCGTGGCGGGCTTCCTCGTCATGCTCGCGTGTGCGGTGCTCGGGGTCACCGGCTGGCGCAAGGCAGGCAAGCCGGCTGAGCAGGCTCCGGTCGGCGCTGTCGGCCGCGGCGGGCGACTCGCCCGCCGGCACCAGCCGCGCAAGGGCAAGGTCATGGACCGTATCGAAGAGCGGTGGCAGCGGCGGCGCGACGAGCAGGGCCAGTAG
- a CDS encoding transglutaminase TgpA family protein, whose protein sequence is MSGRARLTVFAALASLMAASALLPLASPRGWFFKAMLCVVLQAGVGAAARRVPLARPLTILGQALVSLLVLTVMFTPHQAVGGVLPGPQSLRQLGQLVQDGMTDVTNFAIPAPVTPGIRFLLVGGVLLIALAVDAIAVTYNSAAPAGLPLLALYAVAAGLEDGGSQWLYFLIAAAGYLLLLLAEGRDRLSRWGRVFGGAPRQNGWAGPAGAAGGGAPLAPVRTGRRIGAMALGIALVLPAVLPSLSGGLLDSAGGGSGDGLGNGVGSAAAVRPEVALQDYLNQPDNREVMTYRTNSPDATGMYLRIVSLDEFDGTQWSASKDAKLDIPDVLPTPQGQGEDVRYTEVDTSVAVDRDYAQGWLPMPYPAVRVRADGDWRYQPEGRMVIGDHGQTTAGLHYQVTSAQLEPTAAQLAAAPPATGRIAEQYEKVPGSLPKIVATTARQVTRSATTDYQRALDLQRYFTSGEFVYNTEAKSGTGVDAIARFLQTKEGFCVHFAFTMAAMARTLHIPARVAVGFTPGSLTSEGTMSVGLKDAHAWPELYFEGIGWTRFEPTPYRGTAPSYTLSTSTAGGSATPDPTQHGTGSTARPTPSASSQCAEHNSGQAACGSAAAAGGGSGGSGTDGLRLAGLALIALLVLLLPALPLIWRSRVRAGRLGGGREKSGGLVLSAWREVLDTGWDYGIPPDESETPRRAMARLITDGRLSGTAAAGATSLGAAVERTLYAPTPGAATGLAADVHAVRAGLHASAGRGARLRARYFPRSFARVLWRFSAGASATSERLARTLDRVAAPLRRRLSS, encoded by the coding sequence ATGAGCGGACGTGCGCGGCTGACGGTGTTCGCGGCGCTGGCCTCCCTGATGGCGGCGTCCGCGCTGCTCCCGCTGGCCTCCCCGCGCGGCTGGTTCTTCAAGGCGATGCTGTGCGTGGTCCTCCAGGCCGGGGTGGGCGCCGCCGCCCGCCGGGTGCCGCTGGCCAGGCCGCTGACGATCCTCGGCCAGGCGCTGGTCTCGCTGCTGGTGCTGACCGTGATGTTCACCCCGCACCAGGCGGTCGGCGGAGTCCTGCCGGGGCCGCAGTCGCTCCGCCAGCTCGGACAGCTCGTCCAGGACGGGATGACCGACGTCACCAACTTCGCCATCCCGGCGCCCGTCACCCCCGGCATCAGGTTCCTGCTGGTCGGCGGGGTACTGCTGATCGCGCTCGCGGTGGACGCGATAGCGGTGACGTACAATAGCGCGGCGCCCGCCGGGCTGCCGCTGCTCGCGCTCTACGCGGTCGCGGCGGGCCTGGAGGACGGCGGCAGCCAGTGGCTGTACTTCCTGATCGCCGCCGCGGGCTATCTCCTGCTGCTGCTCGCCGAGGGCCGCGACCGGCTGTCCCGCTGGGGCCGGGTCTTCGGCGGTGCGCCCCGGCAGAACGGCTGGGCCGGCCCGGCCGGCGCGGCGGGCGGCGGCGCGCCGCTGGCACCGGTGCGTACCGGGCGGCGGATCGGCGCGATGGCGCTGGGCATCGCCCTGGTGCTGCCCGCGGTCCTGCCGTCGCTGAGCGGCGGCCTGCTGGACTCCGCGGGCGGCGGCAGCGGCGACGGCCTCGGCAACGGCGTGGGCAGCGCCGCGGCGGTACGCCCCGAGGTCGCGCTCCAGGACTACCTGAACCAGCCCGACAACCGCGAGGTCATGACCTACAGGACCAACTCCCCCGACGCCACCGGGATGTACCTGCGGATCGTGTCGCTCGACGAATTCGACGGCACCCAGTGGTCGGCCTCCAAGGACGCCAAGCTGGACATCCCCGATGTGCTGCCGACCCCGCAGGGCCAGGGCGAGGACGTCAGATACACCGAGGTCGACACCTCCGTCGCGGTGGACCGCGACTATGCGCAGGGCTGGCTGCCGATGCCGTACCCGGCGGTCCGGGTGCGGGCGGACGGCGACTGGCGCTACCAGCCCGAGGGCCGGATGGTCATCGGCGACCACGGGCAGACCACCGCGGGCCTGCACTACCAGGTCACCAGCGCGCAGTTGGAGCCGACCGCCGCCCAGCTCGCGGCGGCGCCGCCGGCCACCGGGCGGATCGCCGAGCAGTACGAGAAGGTGCCCGGCTCGCTGCCGAAGATCGTCGCGACCACCGCCCGGCAGGTGACGCGGTCGGCGACCACCGACTACCAGCGGGCGCTCGACCTCCAGCGGTACTTCACCTCGGGGGAGTTCGTCTACAACACCGAGGCGAAGTCCGGTACGGGGGTGGACGCCATCGCCCGCTTCCTCCAGACCAAGGAGGGCTTCTGCGTGCACTTCGCCTTCACCATGGCGGCGATGGCACGCACCCTGCACATCCCGGCGCGGGTCGCGGTCGGCTTCACCCCCGGCTCGCTGACCAGCGAGGGCACGATGTCGGTCGGGCTCAAGGACGCCCACGCCTGGCCCGAGCTGTACTTCGAGGGCATCGGCTGGACCCGCTTCGAGCCGACGCCCTACCGCGGCACCGCCCCGTCCTACACGCTCTCGACCAGCACCGCGGGCGGCAGCGCCACCCCCGACCCGACGCAGCACGGCACGGGCAGCACGGCCCGCCCGACGCCGTCCGCCTCGTCGCAGTGCGCCGAGCACAACTCCGGCCAGGCCGCGTGCGGTTCCGCGGCGGCGGCGGGCGGCGGCTCCGGCGGCAGCGGCACCGACGGGCTGCGGCTCGCGGGGCTCGCGCTGATCGCCCTGCTGGTTCTGCTGCTGCCCGCGCTGCCGCTGATCTGGCGCAGCCGGGTACGGGCAGGGCGGCTCGGCGGCGGGCGGGAGAAGAGCGGCGGCCTCGTGCTGTCCGCGTGGCGCGAGGTGCTGGACACCGGGTGGGACTACGGCATCCCACCGGACGAGTCCGAGACCCCGCGGCGGGCGATGGCCCGGCTGATCACGGACGGGCGGCTGAGCGGGACGGCTGCCGCCGGGGCGACCTCGCTGGGCGCCGCGGTGGAGCGCACGCTGTACGCGCCCACGCCGGGCGCGGCGACCGGCCTCGCGGCGGACGTCCACGCGGTCCGTGCCGGGCTGCACGCCTCGGCGGGTCGCGGCGCCAGGTTGCGGGCCCGCTACTTCCCGCGCTCCTTCGCCCGGGTCCTGTGGCGGTTCTCCGCCGGCGCGTCCGCCACCTCCGAACGGCTGGCCCGGACCCTGGACCGCGTCGCGGCACCCTTGCGCCGCCGGCTCTCTTCCTGA
- a CDS encoding DUF58 domain-containing protein, whose amino-acid sequence MATPAAGGPPPPPPPLPPPHPPRQAPQPPRAGDPGTQGGDARQGAGGFRAALGGLTTRGRSFVAAGVAAAICAYVLGQPDLLRVGLLLAILPLVCVAVLYRTRYRVAGSRRLSPSRVPAMSEARVHLRVDNVSRVPTGLLMLQDRVPYVLGPRPRFVLDRVEPGGHREVSYRVRSDLRGRYPLGPLQLRLSDPFGMCELTRSFSSYDTLTVVPRVEALPPVRLAGQANGYGESRTRALAFAGEDDVIPRGYRHGDDLRRVHWRSTAKYGELMVRREEQPHRARCTVLLDTRAWAYFGSGPDSAFEWAVSGAASVATHMLERGYAVRLLTDTGSSVPGPEGTAGFGGDSSDMAGVLLDTLAVVAHSDSETLSAAYEALRSANEGLIVAFLGDLDEQQAASIARIRQRAGGAVAFVLDSDDWVTVDSAGRLVPAGDAGAAPAEEQDGTLRAVRMLREAGWTVVEVAAGDTLPELWQRADRYRSREESPDSPEGRHEAGATT is encoded by the coding sequence ATGGCCACCCCCGCCGCCGGCGGGCCGCCTCCGCCCCCTCCTCCCCTGCCGCCGCCGCATCCGCCGCGGCAGGCCCCGCAGCCGCCGCGGGCCGGTGACCCCGGAACGCAGGGCGGCGACGCGCGCCAGGGCGCCGGCGGCTTCCGTGCCGCGCTCGGCGGCCTCACCACCCGCGGCCGGTCGTTCGTGGCCGCCGGTGTCGCCGCGGCCATATGCGCGTACGTCCTCGGGCAGCCCGACCTGCTGCGGGTCGGGCTGCTGCTGGCGATCCTGCCGCTGGTGTGCGTCGCGGTGCTCTACCGCACCCGCTACCGGGTCGCGGGCAGCCGCCGCCTGTCGCCGTCCCGGGTGCCCGCGATGTCGGAGGCCCGGGTGCACCTGCGGGTCGACAACGTCTCGCGGGTCCCCACCGGCCTGCTGATGCTCCAGGACCGGGTGCCCTACGTCCTCGGGCCGCGCCCGCGCTTCGTCCTGGACCGGGTCGAGCCCGGCGGGCACCGCGAGGTGTCCTACCGGGTGCGCTCCGACCTGCGCGGGCGCTACCCGCTCGGACCGCTGCAACTGCGGCTCAGCGACCCGTTCGGCATGTGCGAGCTGACCCGCTCCTTCAGCTCCTACGACACCCTCACCGTCGTCCCGCGGGTCGAGGCGCTGCCGCCGGTCCGGCTGGCGGGCCAGGCCAACGGCTACGGCGAGAGCCGCACCAGGGCGCTGGCCTTCGCCGGCGAGGACGACGTCATCCCGCGCGGCTACCGGCACGGCGACGACCTGCGCCGGGTGCACTGGCGCTCCACCGCCAAATACGGCGAGCTGATGGTGCGCCGCGAGGAGCAGCCGCACCGGGCGCGCTGCACGGTGCTGCTCGACACCCGCGCCTGGGCCTACTTCGGCTCGGGCCCCGACTCGGCCTTCGAGTGGGCGGTGTCCGGCGCCGCCTCGGTCGCCACCCACATGCTGGAGCGCGGCTACGCGGTCCGGCTGCTGACCGACACCGGCAGCAGCGTGCCCGGACCCGAGGGCACCGCCGGATTCGGCGGCGACTCCTCCGACATGGCGGGCGTGCTGCTCGACACCCTCGCGGTGGTGGCCCACTCCGACAGCGAGACGCTCTCGGCCGCGTACGAAGCGCTGCGGTCGGCCAACGAGGGCCTGATAGTGGCCTTCCTCGGCGACCTGGACGAGCAGCAGGCGGCGAGCATCGCCCGGATCAGGCAGCGGGCGGGCGGCGCGGTCGCCTTCGTGCTGGACAGCGACGACTGGGTCACGGTGGACTCGGCCGGGCGGCTGGTGCCGGCCGGTGACGCGGGCGCCGCGCCCGCGGAGGAGCAGGACGGCACCCTGCGCGCGGTGCGGATGCTGCGCGAGGCGGGCTGGACGGTCGTCGAGGTCGCGGCCGGCGACACGCTGCCGGAACTGTGGCAGCGGGCCGACCGTTACCGTTCGCGGGAGGAGTCCCCGGACTCCCCCGAGGGCCGGCACGAAGCGGGGGCGACGACATGA
- a CDS encoding AAA family ATPase: protein MTTFDARASLSDLTTTADRVRRSVENVIEGKPEVVRVALTVLLAEGHLLIEDVPGVGKTMLSKALARSIDCSVRRIQFTPDLLPSDITGVSVFDQQQRDFEFKPGAIFAQIVVGDEINRASPKTQSALLESMEERQVTVDGTTYELPSPFMVIATQNPVEMEGTYPLPEAQRDRFTARVSIGYPSPEAELKMLDVHGGVSPLDDLQPVAHAHEIVKLIEAVRQVHVADPVRRYAVTLVGATRDHPDLRLGASPRATLHLIRASRASAALDGRDFVLPDDVQALASSVLAHRLLPTAQAQLNRRTPEQVVAEILQRVPVPDPSAGRRPGARGL from the coding sequence GTGACGACCTTTGACGCACGCGCAAGCCTGAGCGATCTGACCACGACCGCGGACCGGGTCCGCCGCAGTGTGGAGAACGTGATCGAGGGCAAGCCCGAGGTCGTTCGTGTCGCGCTGACCGTTCTGCTGGCGGAGGGGCATCTGCTCATCGAGGATGTGCCCGGCGTCGGCAAGACGATGCTGTCCAAGGCGCTGGCGCGTTCGATCGACTGCTCGGTCCGGCGTATCCAGTTCACGCCGGACCTGCTGCCCTCCGACATCACCGGAGTGAGCGTCTTCGACCAGCAGCAGCGGGACTTCGAGTTCAAGCCGGGCGCGATCTTCGCGCAGATCGTGGTGGGCGACGAGATCAACCGCGCCTCGCCCAAGACGCAGTCGGCGCTGCTGGAGTCGATGGAGGAGCGCCAGGTCACCGTCGACGGCACGACCTACGAACTGCCCAGCCCCTTCATGGTGATCGCCACCCAGAACCCGGTGGAGATGGAGGGCACCTACCCGCTTCCCGAGGCGCAGCGCGACCGTTTCACCGCCCGGGTGTCCATCGGCTACCCCAGTCCCGAGGCCGAGCTGAAGATGCTGGACGTGCACGGCGGGGTCTCGCCGCTGGACGACCTCCAGCCGGTGGCGCACGCGCACGAGATCGTCAAGCTCATCGAGGCGGTCCGCCAGGTGCATGTCGCCGACCCGGTCCGTCGCTACGCGGTGACCCTGGTCGGCGCCACCCGCGACCACCCCGACCTGCGGCTCGGCGCCTCGCCCCGGGCCACCCTGCACCTGATCAGGGCCTCCAGGGCCTCCGCCGCGCTCGACGGCCGGGACTTCGTACTCCCGGACGACGTGCAGGCGCTGGCCTCCTCGGTCCTGGCGCACCGGCTGCTGCCCACCGCGCAGGCCCAGCTCAACCGGCGTACCCCCGAGCAGGTGGTCGCCGAGATCCTCCAGCGCGTCCCGGTCCCCGACCCGTCGGCCGGCCGCCGCCCGGGCGCCCGGGGCCTGTGA
- a CDS encoding beta-class carbonic anhydrase produces the protein MSISAASGPSETSAPAATGSVTDRLVEANARYAAAFHDPGMDARPVLKVAVVACMDARIDLHRALGLDLGDCHTIRNAGGVVTDDTIRSLTISQRALGTRSIVLIHHTNCGMQSITEEFRTELENEVGQRPTWSVESFTDLDQDVRQSMARVRTSPFLAHTEDVRGFVFDVHTGLLREITNK, from the coding sequence ATGTCGATATCTGCTGCAAGCGGCCCGTCCGAGACCTCGGCTCCCGCCGCCACCGGGTCGGTCACCGACCGCCTTGTCGAGGCCAACGCGCGGTACGCCGCCGCATTCCACGACCCGGGCATGGATGCCAGGCCGGTCCTCAAGGTCGCCGTCGTGGCCTGCATGGACGCCCGCATCGACCTGCACAGGGCGCTCGGACTCGACCTGGGCGACTGCCACACCATCCGCAACGCGGGCGGAGTGGTCACCGACGACACGATCCGCTCGCTGACCATCAGCCAGCGCGCGCTGGGCACCCGGTCGATCGTGCTCATCCACCACACCAACTGCGGCATGCAGAGCATCACCGAGGAGTTCCGCACCGAGCTGGAGAACGAGGTCGGCCAGCGCCCGACCTGGTCGGTGGAGTCCTTCACCGATCTCGACCAGGACGTCAGGCAGTCCATGGCCAGGGTCAGGACGTCCCCCTTCCTCGCCCACACCGAGGACGTCAGGGGCTTCGTCTTCGACGTGCACACCGGCCTGCTGCGGGAAATCACGAACAAGTAA
- the mraZ gene encoding division/cell wall cluster transcriptional repressor MraZ, which produces MFLGTYTPRLDDKHRLVLPARFREPLADGLVITRGQERCLCVWPVDGFRAATEQLSAAPLTSKSARDYLRVLFAGAHDEIPDKQGRVTVPQPLREYAGLARDCAVIGANTRVEIWSATAWAAYLTAQEDTFSALSQEVPPGLL; this is translated from the coding sequence GTGTTCCTCGGGACGTACACCCCGCGCCTTGACGACAAGCACCGCCTGGTGCTGCCGGCCCGCTTCCGCGAGCCGCTGGCCGACGGACTGGTGATCACCCGCGGGCAGGAGCGCTGCCTGTGCGTATGGCCCGTGGACGGCTTCAGGGCGGCCACCGAACAGCTGTCGGCGGCCCCGCTGACGTCGAAGTCCGCCCGGGACTATCTGCGGGTGCTGTTCGCCGGGGCGCACGACGAGATCCCCGACAAGCAGGGCCGCGTCACCGTCCCGCAGCCGCTGCGGGAGTACGCGGGACTGGCCCGCGACTGCGCCGTGATCGGTGCCAACACCCGGGTGGAGATCTGGTCGGCGACCGCCTGGGCCGCCTATCTGACGGCCCAGGAGGACACGTTTTCCGCCCTGTCCCAGGAGGTTCCGCCCGGATTACTGTGA